The Periplaneta americana isolate PAMFEO1 chromosome 10, P.americana_PAMFEO1_priV1, whole genome shotgun sequence genomic interval CAGTACCACGACCCCAATCCAGTGTGTATATGTGAACTGTGCGATCGATATCACGTTACCCATTGCAAGAAGCTTGACAAACCAATAATCAAATACAGCAAGAATTAAAGTAGAATCCACCAATACACTTTTGCACAGTTTGTGAATATATCTCTGTCTGGgtttagctcttttttttttttcgtactagaggaagaagaataagaagatctGGAAATCGTCAACATGTCTTCTCTCAGATGAATTCCAAAGATTGAAAGTGTTTCGTTTGTTGTATGACGTTGGTAATAGAAAGGACTCGGTAATGTTTTCAAAATGGCGACGTGGGGTTGTATATGTTCGATCTGATGGCGACCTTTAGGGTAATAATGTGTTATTTTTGGGGTTTCTCAATGTAAGAGGGCCTCAAATTTAGAATCTCACGATGATGAAATTTGTATCAGATACATTTAGACGGTAATTGGGGTGTGTGAAAAAATTGTGGTGGCATGGTTTGGACCAATGGGGAATGTCTAGTGCAACTATAGTAGTATACAAATTTTCATCTGACATGCCGTTATCACGCACACGTTCCTTGCTGGCGAACATCAATGGGGCTCCCTCCAGCACCCCAAGTGAGACATATCTCTCTCACATAACGGAAAATAGCAATCATCTGCCACCTTTGAAGACAGGCCAGCAACTTCTTGAGGACTCTGCACTTACTCATCTTCCTAGCCCTCCAAGTCTCAACTTACAGATATCAAATCAACCTAGCACTGTGAATCAATCGCTGCCTTTAGTCAATTCTGTTACGTCTGATGGAACAAACAGTCCAATTCAAAACAAAAATGGCTCATCAAAACCAAAAACTATGGTAGCAACTCCTGACCAAGTAATTGAATTGTATATGAACAAGCTCACTCCTTACGAACACCATGAAATCTTCAACTAtccacaaatatattttattggtgCCAATGCAAAAAAGCGACCTGGAATAGTTGGGACTGCAAACAACTGCGGTTATGACAATGAACAAGGATCTTACGTTCATATACCACATGATCATGTAGCATACAGGTATGAAGTTTTGAAAGTGATTGGCAAAGGGAGTTTTGGACAGGTAGTAAAGGCGTATGACCATAAAAACCATGAACATGTAGCTCTGAAAATGGTGCGGAATGAGAAAAGGTTTCACAGACAAGCACAAGAAGAAATCCGGATACTAGAACATCTACGTAAACAGGATAAAGATAACACAATGAACATCATTCATATGTATGATAGTTTTACATTCCGTAATCACATGTGCATAACTTTTGAATTATTGTCGATAAATCTGTACGAACTAATTAAGAAGAACAAATTTCAAGGTTTTAGTTTGCAGTTAGTGCGAAAGTTTTCCCATTCACTTCTGCAATGCTTGGACGCCctctacaagaataaaattattcattgtgACATGAAACCAGAAAATGTTTTGCTTAAGCAGCAGGGCAGGAGTGGTATAAAGGTatgtattgtttaaaataagtGTTGTATCTTACAAACAATAGTAGTATAATAAAGTTCTCTGCACATCGCAATTTCCTTGCATTAGTGCAGCTGAACGAGCCCAACATTCTGTTACACTACAAAGATAGGTGCAGCTCAGAATAAGTG includes:
- the Dyrk3 gene encoding dual specificity tyrosine-phosphorylation-regulated kinase 2; the encoded protein is MSSATIVVYKFSSDMPLSRTRSLLANINGAPSSTPSETYLSHITENSNHLPPLKTGQQLLEDSALTHLPSPPSLNLQISNQPSTVNQSLPLVNSVTSDGTNSPIQNKNGSSKPKTMVATPDQVIELYMNKLTPYEHHEIFNYPQIYFIGANAKKRPGIVGTANNCGYDNEQGSYVHIPHDHVAYRYEVLKVIGKGSFGQVVKAYDHKNHEHVALKMVRNEKRFHRQAQEEIRILEHLRKQDKDNTMNIIHMYDSFTFRNHMCITFELLSINLYELIKKNKFQGFSLQLVRKFSHSLLQCLDALYKNKIIHCDMKPENVLLKQQGRSGIKVIDFGSSCYEHQRVYTYIQSRFYRAPEVILGARYGMPIDMWSLGCILAELLTGFPLLPGEDEGDQLACIIELLGMPPQKLLDLSKRSKNFISSKGYPRYCSATTLPDGTTVLGGGMSRRGKTRGPPGSKELRRALKGCDDPLFLDFIRRCLEWDPDARMTPAAALRHAWLRRRLPRPPADKSDTQSSGLRTSSSSSRNSSKTTTIGSGGLSTNKLRVQLSDDRASTVHSRHSHHSTKLPQIPTNT